The Brevinematia bacterium genome contains a region encoding:
- a CDS encoding 50S ribosomal protein L23, translating into MPRSVILAPILNSEKVRNMMTDKDNKPTGLFVFKVRKNATKMEIKQEIEKLYNVEVASVNTCIQPKKRRFVARREGFTSSWKKAYIKLAKGTIPILEEVSTKTGKEEEKKEEKKTGKKMELKK; encoded by the coding sequence ATGCCAAGGTCTGTTATCTTAGCACCGATATTAAACTCCGAAAAAGTGCGTAATATGATGACAGATAAAGATAATAAACCCACAGGTCTTTTCGTGTTCAAGGTAAGAAAAAATGCAACGAAGATGGAGATAAAACAAGAAATAGAAAAACTTTACAATGTAGAAGTTGCTTCAGTTAATACTTGCATCCAACCTAAAAAGAGAAGGTTCGTGGCAAGAAGAGAAGGATTTACCTCCTCTTGGAAAAAAGCATATATCAAACTCGCAAAAGGCACCATTCCTATACTAGAAGAGGTTTCAACAAAAACAGGCAAAGAAGAAGAAAAGAAAGAAGAAAAAAAGACAGGGAAAAAGATGGAGCTAAAGAAGTAG
- the rplB gene encoding 50S ribosomal protein L2: MGIKIYKPITNASRNRTGYDFSEITTDEPCKQLTVGLKKTGGRNNLGRTVVFTKSGGHKRLYRIIDFKRDKRNMWAKVETIEYDPNRSARICRIVYEDGERRYILAPLGIKVGDKVMAGENAPIELGCALPLKNIPIGTTVHNVELHPGKGGQLARSGGTFAKLEAKEGKYAILRLPSGEVRMVLLTCYATIGQVSNPDVVNIRIGKAGRSRWLGIKPKVRGVAMNPIDHPHGGGEGGKQKGYPYPMTPWAKPCLGYKTRRKNSPTNKYILQRRK, from the coding sequence ATGGGAATAAAGATTTACAAACCGATCACCAATGCATCTAGAAATAGAACAGGATACGATTTTTCAGAAATAACCACAGACGAGCCTTGTAAACAACTCACTGTAGGTCTTAAAAAGACTGGTGGCAGAAATAATCTTGGTAGAACAGTTGTTTTTACCAAAAGTGGTGGGCACAAGAGACTCTATAGAATAATTGATTTCAAGAGAGACAAAAGGAACATGTGGGCAAAGGTGGAAACCATTGAATACGATCCTAACAGAAGTGCTAGGATTTGCAGAATAGTTTACGAAGATGGTGAAAGAAGATACATTCTTGCTCCACTTGGTATAAAGGTTGGAGACAAAGTGATGGCTGGAGAAAATGCACCGATAGAACTTGGTTGTGCTTTACCGCTAAAAAACATCCCTATAGGAACAACAGTCCATAACGTTGAACTGCACCCTGGAAAAGGAGGACAGCTTGCTAGAAGTGGTGGTACTTTTGCAAAACTTGAGGCTAAGGAAGGAAAGTACGCAATACTCAGACTACCGTCTGGAGAAGTAAGAATGGTGTTACTCACTTGTTATGCAACAATCGGACAGGTAAGTAATCCCGACGTCGTAAACATAAGAATCGGCAAAGCTGGAAGAAGCAGATGGCTAGGAATAAAACCTAAAGTCAGAGGAGTAGCAATGAACCCTATTGACCACCCACACGGCGGAGGTGAAGGAGGAAAACAGAAAGGTTATCCCTACCCTATGACCCCTTGGGCAAAACCTTGCCTAGGATACAAAACAAGAAGAAAAAATTCACCAACAAACAAGTATATCCTCCAAAGAAGAAAATAA